A genomic stretch from Camelus dromedarius isolate mCamDro1 chromosome 10, mCamDro1.pat, whole genome shotgun sequence includes:
- the LOC105092683 gene encoding olfactory receptor 1N1 — translation MENQSSISEFFLRGISRSPEQQQLFFGIFLCMYLVTLAGNLLIILAIGSDPHLHTPMYFFLANLSFVDMGLISSTVTQVLRNVQTQCHTISYAGCLTQMYFFLMFGDLDSFFLAVMAYDRYVAICRPLHYSRIMSPRVCALLLAWCWVLTHAVALTHTLLMARLSFRAAGEIAHFFCDIVPVLKLSCSDTRINELMVFALGGTVLIILFMCIVISYIHIVSAVLRVRTPGGGSKAFSTCSSHLCVVCMFYGTLFSAYLCPPSVASEEKDVAAAAVYTVVTPMLNPFIYSLRNKDMKGALKRLLSCRRILSSWTQ, via the coding sequence ATGGAAAACCAATCCAGCATCTCTGAATTTTTCCTCCGAGGTATATCAAGGTCACCAGAGCAACAGCAGTTATTCTTTGGAATATTCCTGTGTATGTATCTTGTCACCTTGGCTGGGAACCTACTCATAATCCTGGCCATCGGCTCTGACCCACACCTCCACACCCCTATGTACTTCTTTTTGGCCAATCTGTCTTTTGTTGACATGGGTTTGATATCCTCCACAGTAACCCAGGTGCTGAGAAATGTTCAGACCCAGTGTCATACCATCTCCTATGCTGGTTGCCTGACAcaaatgtatttctttctgaTGTTCGGGGATCTGGACAGCTTCTTCCTAGCTGTGATGGCCTAcgaccgctacgtggccatctgccgCCCTCTCCACTACTCCAGGATCATGAGTCCTCGAGTCTGCGCCCTCCTGCTTGCATGGTGCTGGGTCCTCACCCACGCTGTTGCCCTGACTCACACCCTCCTCATGGCTCGGCTGTCCTTCCGTGCTGCTGGAGAAATAGCTCACTTTTTCTGTGACATAGTTCCTGTCCTGAAGCTGTCGTGTTCTGACACCCGCATCAACGAGCTGATGGTTTTTGCCTTGGGAGGCACAGTGCTCATCATCCTCTTTATGTGCATTGTCATCTCCTACATTCACATCGTCTCTGCCGTCCTGAGGGTCCGAACTCCTGGCGGGGGCAGCAAGGCCTTTTCCACCTGCAGTTCCCACCTCTGTGTGGTCTGCATGTTCTATGGGACCCTCTTCAGCGCCTATCTGTGTCCTCCCTCGGTGGCCTCTGAAGAGAAGGACGTGGCAGCCGCAGCAGTGTACACCGTGGTGACCCCCATGTTGAACCCCTTTATCTACAGTCTGAGGAACAAGGACATGAAGGGGGCCCTTAAGAGGCTCCTCAGTTGTCGGAGAATTCTCTCCTCTTGGACGCAGTGA